The Eubacteriaceae bacterium Marseille-Q4139 genome has a window encoding:
- a CDS encoding cupin domain-containing protein — protein sequence MVRKTESVFVQGLRGGEGTVELRHILSKDELMGHGTMYAHVILPPHASIGFHQHVGNTEPYYVIKGNGIFVDNDGTRTEIHPGDVCVIEVGQSHAIENPSEEPLEIMALVINERVSE from the coding sequence ATGGTAAGAAAAACAGAATCAGTGTTTGTTCAGGGGCTCCGAGGCGGCGAGGGAACCGTTGAACTCCGCCATATTTTAAGCAAGGACGAGCTCATGGGCCACGGCACCATGTACGCCCATGTCATTCTGCCGCCCCATGCGTCCATAGGCTTTCATCAGCATGTGGGGAATACGGAGCCGTATTATGTCATAAAGGGAAACGGCATTTTTGTGGACAACGACGGCACGAGGACGGAAATCCATCCCGGCGACGTCTGCGTCATCGAGGTCGGACAGAGCCATGCCATCGAAAATCCGTCCGAGGAACCCCTTGAGATCATGGCGCTTGTAATCAACGAAAGAGTATCGGAATAA
- a CDS encoding S1 RNA-binding domain-containing protein, with protein sequence METMDDYKEELEATFKKIHVGDVVTGTVIDVTEDAVLVDLKTYADGIIRKEDLSEDPDFNMEEAVHPGDEIVATVMATNDGEGNIVLSKKDANAVLAWEKLKNLMEERTVVTVKISEIVKSGAVAYLEGIRGFIPASKLTDGYVEDLSEWDGKSLEVTVITADEENHRLVLSGREVAREKKQEEKKKQIAKCEVGAVMTGTVDTLKPYGAFVTLENGLSGLLHISQISTQRIKHPGVVLKEGQEVRVKIISTADGKISLSMKALAEEDNEPEEVFDYKESGQASTGLGALLKGIKLN encoded by the coding sequence ATGGAAACAATGGACGATTACAAGGAAGAGCTGGAAGCGACCTTTAAGAAGATCCATGTGGGAGACGTTGTCACAGGAACCGTGATCGACGTAACCGAAGATGCTGTCCTTGTGGATTTAAAAACATATGCCGACGGAATCATCCGGAAAGAGGATTTAAGCGAGGATCCGGACTTTAACATGGAAGAAGCCGTCCATCCCGGCGACGAGATTGTGGCAACGGTGATGGCGACCAACGACGGAGAAGGAAACATTGTCCTGTCCAAAAAGGATGCCAATGCCGTCCTTGCGTGGGAGAAGTTAAAAAACCTCATGGAAGAGAGAACCGTCGTGACCGTAAAGATCAGTGAGATCGTAAAGAGCGGCGCCGTCGCGTATTTAGAGGGGATCCGCGGCTTCATCCCGGCCTCCAAGCTGACGGACGGCTACGTGGAAGACCTTTCGGAGTGGGACGGGAAGTCCTTGGAGGTTACGGTCATCACGGCCGATGAGGAGAACCACCGCCTTGTGCTCTCCGGCCGCGAGGTGGCAAGGGAGAAAAAGCAGGAAGAGAAGAAAAAACAGATCGCCAAATGCGAGGTGGGCGCTGTCATGACGGGAACCGTCGATACATTAAAGCCCTACGGCGCGTTTGTGACATTGGAAAACGGCCTGTCCGGACTTCTCCATATTTCCCAGATCAGCACCCAGCGGATCAAACACCCGGGCGTCGTCTTAAAGGAAGGTCAGGAGGTGCGCGTAAAGATCATCTCCACGGCAGACGGGAAAATCAGCCTGAGCATGAAAGCCCTGGCGGAAGAGGACAATGAGCCGGAGGAGGTCTTCGACTATAAGGAAAGCGGCCAGGCGAGCACAGGGCTTGGCGCACTGTTAAAGGGAATCAAATTAAATTAG
- the tig gene encoding trigger factor: protein MRKIIKAGLCMAVLALAVTGCQNKTEESESTAAAATTAAEAGTKSEEELTDESSITLGEYKGLSLTMSKAEVTDEEIDEQIGYIVSLFPNEEEVTGRPAQEGDTANIDYEGTKDGVAFAGGTAQGMDLELGSGRFIDGFEDGVIGMEIGEEKDLNLTFPDPYENNPDLAGQPVVFHVKLNSLKVLSDPARDDALAKRAMDDENATMELLEAQIYENLLLQKERSAFYEAGNQALVQIIDNSEITCDPDAVEEMVNQLTQTYTIYASQYGMELEDFLSLFLGMDMAGLEENAENLVKQQMVLDEVIRLENVEPTDEQKEELAKANNFDSVDALIQTYGEESANDLFMMEAAYHFLVDNANVTVTEDNGTAADTPAESTAEETETAAE from the coding sequence ATGAGAAAAATCATAAAAGCAGGACTCTGCATGGCCGTTTTGGCTCTTGCCGTGACGGGGTGCCAGAATAAAACGGAAGAAAGCGAGAGCACGGCTGCTGCGGCGACAACGGCGGCAGAAGCCGGGACGAAATCGGAGGAAGAGCTGACCGACGAAAGCAGCATCACCCTCGGAGAGTATAAAGGGCTGTCCCTGACCATGTCAAAGGCCGAGGTGACGGACGAGGAGATCGACGAGCAGATCGGCTACATTGTAAGCCTGTTCCCCAACGAGGAGGAAGTGACAGGACGCCCGGCGCAGGAAGGCGATACGGCCAACATCGACTATGAGGGCACCAAGGACGGCGTTGCCTTTGCAGGCGGAACGGCTCAGGGCATGGATCTGGAGCTTGGAAGCGGCCGGTTCATCGACGGTTTTGAGGACGGCGTCATCGGCATGGAGATCGGCGAGGAAAAGGATTTAAACCTGACCTTCCCGGATCCCTATGAAAACAACCCGGATCTGGCCGGCCAGCCCGTCGTGTTCCACGTAAAGCTCAACAGCCTGAAGGTATTAAGCGACCCGGCCCGCGACGATGCGCTTGCAAAGCGCGCCATGGACGATGAGAACGCCACCATGGAGCTTCTCGAGGCGCAGATCTACGAGAACCTGCTGCTCCAGAAGGAGCGGAGCGCCTTTTATGAGGCGGGAAACCAGGCACTCGTCCAGATCATTGACAATTCGGAGATCACCTGCGACCCGGATGCTGTCGAGGAGATGGTAAACCAGCTGACACAGACCTACACGATCTATGCGTCCCAGTACGGCATGGAGTTAGAGGATTTCTTGAGCCTGTTCCTGGGCATGGATATGGCTGGACTCGAGGAAAATGCAGAAAATCTTGTGAAGCAGCAGATGGTGTTAGACGAGGTGATCCGCCTGGAGAATGTCGAGCCGACCGACGAACAGAAGGAAGAGCTTGCGAAGGCCAACAACTTTGACAGCGTGGACGCGCTGATCCAGACCTACGGCGAGGAATCGGCCAATGACTTGTTTATGATGGAAGCCGCATATCATTTCCTGGTGGACAACGCCAATGTGACGGTGACGGAAGATAACGGCACGGCGGCTGACACGCCGGCAGAAAGTACGGCAGAAGAGACGGAGACGGCGGCAGAATAA
- a CDS encoding type II toxin-antitoxin system RelB/DinJ family antitoxin, producing the protein MAGNTTNISIRMDADLKAQADALFSELGMNLSTAFNIFVRQSLRVGGIPFEVKLEQPSKETIAAMLEAERIAKDPSVKGYDDLDELFADLKK; encoded by the coding sequence ATGGCTGGAAATACCACAAACATCAGTATCCGCATGGATGCAGATTTGAAAGCACAGGCTGACGCTTTGTTTAGTGAGCTTGGCATGAACCTGTCGACTGCGTTTAATATTTTTGTGCGCCAGTCTCTTCGTGTGGGCGGCATTCCCTTTGAAGTAAAACTGGAACAGCCCAGCAAAGAAACAATAGCAGCAATGCTGGAAGCGGAGAGGATTGCAAAAGATCCGTCTGTGAAGGGCTATGATGACCTTGACGAGCTGTTTGCAGACTTGAAAAAATGA
- a CDS encoding HAD family phosphatase → MERKALFFDIDGTLLGEKSRKIPESAAEALRKAREKGHLVFINSGRARCLMQDVEESGIPVDGYLCGCGTYIEIGGKKVLHNTVPAGRRLEIQKAIISHRLEGVLEGMEACCAREGVSPLESVERMKNSLRRRGVLITDDWEKAADFDKFCVEVVEESDIDGFLKFLEPDFAAIDRGHGLYECVPAGFNKAAAMEFILRYFDIPWEQSYAFGDSSNDLAMIRYACNSVIMGKHDAVLEPYATFVTKTVEEDGIAYAFEALAIL, encoded by the coding sequence ATGGAAAGAAAAGCATTGTTTTTTGACATAGACGGGACGCTTCTTGGGGAGAAGAGCCGAAAAATCCCGGAAAGCGCCGCAGAGGCCCTAAGAAAAGCAAGAGAAAAAGGCCATCTGGTCTTTATAAATTCCGGGCGGGCCAGGTGCCTGATGCAGGACGTGGAGGAAAGCGGGATCCCCGTGGACGGCTATCTCTGCGGCTGCGGCACGTACATCGAGATCGGCGGGAAAAAAGTCCTTCACAACACGGTTCCGGCCGGCCGCCGCCTGGAAATCCAGAAAGCGATCATAAGTCACAGGCTGGAAGGCGTCTTAGAGGGCATGGAGGCCTGCTGCGCCAGGGAAGGCGTCTCTCCGCTGGAATCCGTGGAGCGGATGAAAAATTCCTTAAGGCGCCGCGGCGTCCTTATCACTGACGACTGGGAAAAGGCGGCGGACTTTGACAAATTCTGTGTGGAAGTAGTAGAAGAAAGCGATATCGACGGCTTCCTCAAATTCCTGGAGCCGGACTTTGCGGCCATTGACCGCGGGCACGGCCTCTACGAATGCGTGCCGGCCGGCTTTAACAAGGCTGCGGCCATGGAATTTATCCTGCGGTATTTTGATATTCCCTGGGAACAGTCCTACGCCTTCGGCGACAGCAGCAACGACCTTGCCATGATCCGCTATGCCTGCAATTCCGTCATCATGGGAAAGCACGATGCAGTCCTTGAGCCATATGCCACGTTTGTGACGAAGACCGTGGAAGAGGACGGCATCGCCTATGCCTTTGAAGCCTTAGCGATTCTGTGA
- a CDS encoding aminopeptidase, with the protein MNAKEMEKELLWKAPHIGEEAPEQREKAAEFCEGYKEFLNKGKTERECVKEAVRMLEAAGYRKFDEKETYKAGDKVYWNNRGKSLAAATIGTASLEDGLRMNGAHIDSPRLDLKPNPLFEKGEIAYLKPHYYGGIRKYQWGAVPLAMHGVVVKKNGEAVEISIGEKEGEPQFCITDLLPHLAADQNARKLNEGLKGEELNIVIGSIPYLDEEKEKIKEPVKLMAMKLLYDQYGITERDFTRAEIELVPAYKAVDIGLDKSLVGSYGQDDRVCAYTALMAEIESKSPVHTTFTILADKEEVGSVGNTGLNSDFVLHMIEELCENQGASSRKTLKNSICLSSDVNAAYDPTFPAVYEERNSCYINKGCVLTKYTGARGKSGSSDASAETMSKVIDIMDENGVYWQTGELGAVDVGGGGTIAMFVAAMDVDVVDLGVPILSMHAPFELASKLDVYNTYRAFAAFYK; encoded by the coding sequence ATGAACGCAAAAGAAATGGAAAAAGAGCTTCTCTGGAAAGCACCCCATATCGGGGAAGAAGCGCCGGAGCAGAGAGAAAAGGCAGCAGAATTCTGCGAGGGCTACAAGGAGTTTTTAAATAAGGGAAAGACAGAGCGGGAATGCGTAAAGGAAGCCGTCCGGATGTTAGAGGCGGCCGGCTATCGGAAATTTGATGAAAAGGAAACTTATAAAGCCGGCGATAAGGTTTACTGGAACAACCGCGGAAAGTCCCTGGCAGCAGCCACCATCGGAACGGCGTCCCTGGAGGACGGCCTTCGGATGAACGGGGCGCATATCGATTCCCCGCGTCTCGACTTAAAGCCGAACCCGCTGTTTGAGAAAGGGGAAATCGCCTACTTAAAGCCGCATTATTACGGCGGAATCCGGAAATACCAGTGGGGAGCCGTACCGCTTGCCATGCACGGCGTCGTTGTGAAGAAGAACGGGGAAGCCGTGGAGATTTCCATCGGCGAGAAAGAGGGCGAGCCGCAGTTCTGCATCACCGACCTGCTTCCCCATCTGGCAGCCGACCAGAACGCAAGGAAATTAAATGAGGGCTTAAAGGGCGAGGAGTTAAACATTGTTATCGGCTCCATCCCGTATCTCGACGAGGAGAAGGAGAAAATCAAAGAGCCGGTGAAGCTCATGGCTATGAAGCTTCTTTACGACCAGTACGGAATCACGGAGAGGGATTTCACAAGGGCAGAGATCGAACTGGTGCCGGCATACAAGGCTGTGGACATCGGTCTGGACAAGAGCCTCGTTGGTTCCTACGGACAGGACGACAGGGTATGCGCGTACACGGCGCTGATGGCAGAAATCGAGAGCAAGAGCCCGGTACACACGACCTTCACGATCTTAGCTGACAAGGAAGAGGTCGGCTCTGTCGGAAATACGGGCCTGAACTCCGACTTCGTCCTTCATATGATCGAGGAGCTCTGCGAGAACCAGGGCGCATCTTCCAGAAAGACCCTGAAAAATTCCATCTGCCTGTCTTCGGACGTGAACGCGGCGTACGATCCCACGTTCCCGGCCGTTTACGAGGAGCGGAACTCCTGCTACATCAATAAGGGCTGTGTCCTGACAAAATACACGGGCGCCAGAGGTAAATCCGGCAGCAGCGACGCCAGCGCGGAAACCATGTCCAAGGTCATTGACATCATGGATGAAAACGGCGTTTACTGGCAGACCGGCGAGCTGGGTGCCGTGGATGTAGGCGGCGGCGGAACCATCGCCATGTTCGTGGCAGCCATGGACGTGGATGTGGTGGATCTGGGAGTGCCGATCCTTTCGATGCATGCGCCGTTTGAGCTCGCTTCCAAGCTGGATGTGTATAATACATACCGGGCGTTTGCGGCGTTTTATAAATAA
- a CDS encoding MerR family transcriptional regulator yields the protein MTYTVSQAAEKAGLSVYTLRYYDKEGLMPFLDKAPDGTRRFKDSDFQWLKTITCLKNTGMSIHEIRDFVALCMEGDATLKKRLAIMKDHQARFEQKMAQMQLYQETIRSKIRYYEDAVAAGTENRQPATPSQNR from the coding sequence ATGACTTATACCGTTTCCCAGGCCGCCGAAAAGGCCGGCCTCTCCGTTTATACGCTCCGCTATTACGACAAGGAGGGGCTGATGCCGTTTTTGGACAAGGCGCCGGACGGCACGAGAAGATTCAAAGACAGTGATTTCCAGTGGTTAAAGACCATCACATGCTTAAAGAATACGGGGATGTCCATCCATGAGATCCGCGATTTCGTTGCACTCTGCATGGAGGGGGATGCGACATTAAAAAAGCGCCTTGCGATCATGAAAGACCATCAGGCGCGTTTTGAACAGAAAATGGCGCAGATGCAGCTCTATCAGGAGACCATCCGCAGTAAAATCCGGTATTACGAAGATGCCGTCGCCGCAGGCACAGAAAACCGGCAGCCCGCGACGCCGTCACAGAATCGCTAA
- a CDS encoding HAMP domain-containing histidine kinase: MKVSIRMKIFLPVVFISILFPLAFWLVFSQTLSAHMTYNARRELERLIRQAERITKEEREDLKRAPENPEDALYGMLMRKEPGGSGLLAVNQEQELLFPKNPDREADAGQIYELFISEAGTWEEREIFRKTAGDSAYLLYYVPFEEANSLVFYSRIHEAESLLSQVSRLMLLIMLAMTAIEILLFWFVAGSISGPVRRLCEAARGIGDKKFRRVESHATVRELCELEDEINRMQEKLSRADEAERTFFQNASHELRTPLMSISGYAQGIQCGVLEDVTQAAGVILEESSRLTEVVDGILSLTRMDQLRYETVPEEVFLGEFLSGLMPKFAGMTVSGRIRLELEEKEACTALADRTLLEKAVVNVVSNCIRYASSAVRISYGTRDGKAWLSVWDDGPEIAAEDMERIFDRFYKGQGGNHGLGLSIAKTSLEYMGGRISAKNTGNGPMFDIYLPTDREDGKTA; the protein is encoded by the coding sequence ATGAAGGTCAGTATCCGGATGAAGATTTTCCTGCCGGTGGTGTTTATTTCGATCCTGTTTCCGCTGGCCTTCTGGCTGGTGTTCAGCCAGACCTTATCGGCTCACATGACCTACAATGCGAGGCGGGAGCTGGAGCGGCTGATCCGCCAGGCCGAACGGATTACAAAGGAAGAGCGGGAAGATCTGAAACGGGCGCCGGAAAATCCGGAGGATGCTCTCTACGGCATGCTCATGCGAAAGGAGCCTGGGGGCTCCGGGCTTCTCGCCGTGAATCAGGAGCAGGAGCTGCTTTTTCCGAAAAATCCGGACAGGGAAGCGGATGCCGGGCAGATCTATGAGCTTTTTATCTCGGAGGCGGGAACCTGGGAAGAACGGGAAATTTTTAGGAAAACGGCGGGAGACAGCGCCTATCTTCTTTATTATGTGCCGTTTGAAGAGGCAAACAGTCTGGTTTTTTACAGCAGGATCCATGAGGCCGAAAGCCTGTTATCCCAGGTATCCAGGCTCATGCTCCTTATCATGCTGGCGATGACGGCCATCGAGATCCTGCTGTTCTGGTTTGTGGCCGGCAGCATTTCCGGCCCGGTGCGGCGCCTCTGCGAGGCAGCCAGGGGAATCGGCGACAAGAAATTCCGGCGGGTGGAAAGCCATGCCACGGTGCGGGAGCTCTGTGAGCTGGAGGACGAGATCAACCGCATGCAGGAGAAGCTTTCGCGTGCCGACGAGGCCGAGCGGACATTTTTCCAGAACGCCTCCCATGAGCTTCGGACGCCGCTCATGTCCATCAGCGGCTATGCCCAGGGGATCCAGTGCGGCGTTTTGGAGGATGTGACCCAGGCTGCCGGCGTGATCCTCGAGGAAAGCAGCCGGCTTACCGAGGTGGTGGACGGGATTTTGTCCCTGACGCGGATGGATCAGCTCCGTTATGAGACCGTGCCGGAGGAAGTCTTCCTGGGAGAATTTTTATCAGGGCTCATGCCGAAGTTTGCAGGAATGACGGTGTCGGGGCGGATCCGCCTGGAGCTTGAGGAAAAAGAGGCGTGCACGGCTCTGGCTGACAGGACGCTTCTTGAAAAAGCCGTGGTGAATGTGGTATCCAACTGCATCCGCTATGCGTCGTCCGCCGTGCGGATTTCCTACGGAACCCGGGACGGAAAGGCCTGGCTCTCCGTGTGGGACGACGGGCCTGAAATCGCAGCAGAGGACATGGAACGGATTTTTGACAGGTTTTATAAGGGCCAGGGCGGAAACCACGGCCTCGGGCTTTCCATTGCAAAAACCTCCCTGGAATACATGGGCGGCCGGATTTCGGCCAAAAATACGGGGAATGGCCCGATGTTTGACATTTATCTTCCAACAGACAGGGAAGATGGAAAAACAGCATAA
- a CDS encoding aldo/keto reductase — translation MEYRKLPHGGEKISVIGLGMGSVTGTEEEIVCLLNTAIENGVNFFDLAASEEAPYHAYAKAFEGRREQLITQMHFGAVYDNGKYGWSRDLKRIKEQFEWELSLFHTDYTDLGYIHCVDEPDDLKEIMEGGIWDYMKGLKSEGKIRHLGFSSHNPEIARRLLETGLIDMFMFSINPAYDYQKGKYAIGEAKERADLYRDCEKLGVGISVMKPFAGGQLLNEKTSLFHRALTETQCIQYALDRPAVLTVLPGVRDVNDLKTVLRYLKASEAEKDYSVIAEFTPQNADGICVYCNHCQPCPRGLNVGLINKYYDLALAGDEMAKGHYEKLSVKAGDCVKCGHCESRCPFHVKQEARMEEIAAYFGK, via the coding sequence ATGGAATACCGGAAACTGCCGCACGGCGGAGAAAAAATCAGTGTCATCGGCCTTGGAATGGGCTCCGTGACGGGCACGGAGGAGGAGATTGTCTGTCTTCTCAATACAGCCATTGAAAATGGGGTCAATTTCTTTGACCTGGCGGCCTCGGAGGAAGCGCCGTACCATGCATACGCAAAGGCCTTCGAGGGACGCCGGGAACAGCTTATCACGCAGATGCATTTCGGCGCAGTCTATGACAATGGGAAATACGGCTGGTCGAGGGATTTAAAGCGGATTAAGGAACAGTTTGAATGGGAGCTTTCCCTGTTCCATACGGACTATACGGATCTCGGCTATATCCACTGCGTCGACGAGCCGGACGACTTAAAGGAAATCATGGAGGGCGGAATCTGGGACTACATGAAAGGCCTGAAAAGCGAGGGGAAAATCCGCCATCTCGGTTTTTCCTCCCACAACCCGGAGATTGCGAGACGCCTTCTTGAGACGGGGCTCATCGACATGTTCATGTTCAGCATCAACCCGGCCTACGACTACCAGAAAGGCAAATACGCCATCGGCGAGGCGAAGGAGCGGGCAGATTTATACCGGGACTGCGAAAAGCTCGGCGTCGGGATTTCCGTCATGAAGCCATTTGCAGGCGGCCAGCTTTTGAATGAAAAGACTTCCCTGTTCCACCGCGCCCTGACGGAGACTCAGTGTATCCAGTATGCACTGGACCGGCCGGCTGTTTTAACGGTGCTGCCGGGAGTTCGGGATGTGAATGATTTAAAGACGGTGCTCCGGTACCTCAAGGCCTCGGAGGCGGAAAAGGACTATTCGGTGATCGCAGAATTTACGCCGCAGAATGCCGACGGGATCTGCGTTTACTGCAACCACTGCCAGCCGTGCCCGAGGGGGCTCAACGTGGGCTTAATCAACAAGTATTACGATCTGGCCCTGGCCGGAGACGAGATGGCAAAGGGACATTACGAAAAGCTGTCCGTAAAGGCCGGTGACTGTGTAAAATGCGGCCACTGCGAGTCCCGCTGCCCCTTCCATGTGAAGCAGGAGGCGCGGATGGAGGAAATCGCCGCCTATTTTGGAAAATAA
- the dtd gene encoding D-tyrosyl-tRNA(Tyr) deacylase, protein MRAVLQRVNRAAVCVDGEEIGKIGKGFLILLGVSDRDDEAVADKLADKICKLRIFEDENGKTNLSLADVDGELLVVSQFTLYADCKKGNRPSFIGAGAPEAANRLYEYFMERCRTHVKTVEHGSFGADMKIELVNDGPFTLMLDSETLFAK, encoded by the coding sequence ATGAGAGCTGTACTGCAAAGAGTAAACCGCGCTGCGGTCTGCGTGGACGGTGAGGAGATCGGGAAGATCGGAAAGGGGTTTCTGATTCTTCTTGGCGTTTCCGACCGGGACGACGAGGCGGTGGCCGACAAGCTGGCAGATAAAATATGCAAGCTGAGGATTTTTGAGGATGAAAACGGGAAGACGAACCTGTCTTTGGCGGACGTGGACGGCGAGCTTCTGGTGGTGAGCCAGTTTACGCTGTACGCAGACTGCAAAAAGGGCAACCGTCCCAGCTTCATCGGAGCCGGAGCGCCGGAGGCTGCAAACCGGCTTTATGAGTATTTTATGGAGCGGTGCAGAACCCATGTAAAAACCGTAGAACACGGGAGCTTCGGCGCCGACATGAAAATTGAGCTTGTCAATGACGGGCCGTTTACACTGATGCTGGACAGCGAAACGCTGTTTGCAAAATGA
- a CDS encoding xanthine phosphoribosyltransferase, with protein MKLLEDRIRRDGKVREGNVLKVDSFLNHQMDIGLLNEIGKEFRRLFPEPEINKILTIEASGIGIACIAAQYFGVPVVFAKKNKTKNIAGGVYTAKVESFTHGRTYDIMVSRDFLGKGDKVLLIDDFLANGKALEGLISLSEEAGAEVIGAGVVIEKGFQSGGEAIRKRGIHLESLAIVDGMDEKTGEITFRNGDGKR; from the coding sequence ATGAAGCTTCTGGAAGACAGGATTCGGAGAGACGGAAAAGTCCGGGAGGGGAATGTCCTCAAGGTGGACAGCTTTTTGAATCATCAGATGGACATCGGCCTGTTAAATGAGATCGGCAAAGAGTTCCGGCGTCTGTTCCCGGAACCGGAGATCAATAAAATTCTGACGATTGAGGCCTCCGGCATTGGGATTGCCTGCATTGCCGCCCAGTATTTCGGCGTGCCGGTGGTTTTTGCGAAGAAAAACAAGACGAAGAACATTGCCGGCGGCGTCTATACGGCGAAGGTGGAGTCCTTTACCCATGGGCGTACCTACGACATCATGGTTTCCAGGGATTTTCTGGGAAAAGGGGACAAGGTGCTTCTGATCGATGATTTCCTTGCAAACGGAAAGGCCCTGGAAGGCCTCATAAGCCTTTCCGAGGAAGCCGGTGCAGAGGTCATCGGCGCCGGTGTCGTCATCGAAAAGGGCTTCCAGAGCGGCGGCGAAGCCATCCGGAAGCGCGGCATCCATCTGGAATCGCTGGCAATCGTAGACGGCATGGACGAAAAAACAGGAGAGATCACGTTCCGGAACGGGGACGGGAAGAGATAA
- a CDS encoding GTP pyrophosphokinase family protein: protein MTEETESFDQIDQWKSTMFLYNSALKSINTKIEILNNEFVQLYNHSPIEHITSRLKTPESIVKKLKNDGWDVTIENMVEHLNDIAGIRIICSFMSDIYQIADMIAKQSDITVIHVKDYIQHPKANGYKSYHMVVTIPVYLIDGVRNVKVEIQIRTIAMDFWASLEHKIAYKFEGNAPDYLEAELKACADVVDMLDAKMFSLNHAIMEIGERQRKEEERRIQLEENRKRAQELAERELQ, encoded by the coding sequence ATGACGGAAGAGACTGAGTCTTTCGACCAGATTGACCAGTGGAAATCAACCATGTTTTTGTACAATTCGGCGTTGAAATCCATCAACACAAAGATTGAGATTTTGAACAACGAATTTGTCCAGCTTTATAACCACAGCCCGATTGAGCACATTACCTCAAGATTAAAGACGCCGGAAAGTATTGTAAAGAAGCTGAAAAACGACGGATGGGATGTCACCATTGAGAACATGGTGGAACATTTAAACGACATCGCCGGAATCCGCATCATCTGTTCCTTCATGTCGGATATCTACCAGATCGCCGACATGATCGCCAAACAGTCGGACATCACGGTGATCCATGTGAAAGACTACATCCAGCATCCGAAGGCCAATGGCTATAAGAGCTATCACATGGTGGTGACGATCCCGGTGTACTTAATCGACGGGGTCAGGAATGTGAAGGTAGAGATCCAGATCCGCACCATCGCCATGGATTTCTGGGCCAGCCTGGAACATAAAATTGCCTATAAATTCGAGGGAAACGCGCCGGATTATCTGGAGGCGGAGCTAAAGGCCTGCGCCGATGTGGTGGATATGCTGGATGCCAAGATGTTTTCCTTAAATCATGCCATCATGGAGATTGGCGAGCGCCAGAGAAAGGAAGAAGAGCGCAGGATCCAGCTTGAGGAAAACAGGAAGCGCGCCCAGGAATTAGCGGAGCGGGAGCTCCAGTGA
- a CDS encoding type II toxin-antitoxin system YafQ family toxin, translating into MRRTKYTVKYTTGFKKDYKRAIKRGLKIELLEQVVTLLAMGETLPEKNRDHDLSGDWVGHRECHILPDWLLIYRIEDDVLVLTLARTGTHSDLFGK; encoded by the coding sequence ATGAGAAGGACGAAATACACAGTCAAGTACACGACAGGTTTTAAAAAAGATTACAAGCGGGCAATCAAGCGTGGACTGAAAATTGAATTGCTGGAACAGGTTGTAACACTGCTGGCAATGGGTGAAACACTGCCGGAGAAAAACCGTGATCACGATCTGTCTGGTGATTGGGTAGGACACCGGGAATGCCATATTCTTCCGGACTGGCTGCTCATTTACCGTATTGAGGACGATGTTCTGGTGCTGACACTGGCACGTACCGGGACACACAGCGATTTATTTGGAAAATAA